A single genomic interval of Pseudorca crassidens isolate mPseCra1 chromosome 19, mPseCra1.hap1, whole genome shotgun sequence harbors:
- the METTL2A gene encoding tRNA N(3)-methylcytidine methyltransferase METTL2A isoform X5, which translates to MDASYTEGEHTAVCGKRQQFGSRFLSDPARVFHHNAWDSVEWSEEQAAAAERKVQENSTQRVCQEKQVDYEINANKYWNDFYKIHENGFFKDRHWLFTEFPELAPSQNQNHLKALLSENKGSEVPVCRSSEDGSGLIIEAQHSCSSVSLGRKTQPPPVEENVTQKLRHLEICADEFPGSSATYRILEVGCGVGNTVFPILQTNNDPRLFVYCCDFSSTAVELVQTNSAYDPSRCFAFVHDLCDEDKSYPVPGDSLDVIILIFVLSAIIPDKMQNAINRLSRLLKPGGMMLLRDYGRYDMAQLRFKKAPFLCRREIADSCKVPV; encoded by the exons ATGGACGCCTCCTACACTGAAGGTGAACACACCGCGGTCTGCGGGAAGAGGCAGCAGTTTGGGAGCCGGTTTCTGAGCGACCCGGCGCGCGTCTTCCACCACAATGCCTG GGACAGTGTGGAGTGGTCAGAAGAGCAGGCCGCGGCGGCGGAGAGGAAAGTCCAGGAGAACAGTACCCAGCGGGTGTGCCAGGAGAAACAAG TTGATTATGAGATCAATGCCAACAAATACTGGAATGACTTCTACAAAATCCATGAAAATGGGTTTTTCAAGGATAGACATTGGCTTTTTACTGAATTCCCAGAGCTGGCACCTAGCCAAAACCAAAATCACTTGAAGGCTTTGCTCTCAGAGAACAAGGGGAGTGAAGTACCTGTGTGTAGAAGCAGTGAGGATGGATCTGGTTTAATAATAGAAGCACAGCACAGTTGTTCTTCAGTCAGCCTTGGACGTAAAACACAGCCACCTCCTGTGGAAGAGAATGTAACTCAGAAACTCCGTCACCTGGAAATCTGTGCTGATGAGTTTCCTGGATCCTCAGCCACCTACCGAATACTGGAG GTTGGTTGTGGTGTGGGAAACACAGTCTTTCCAATTTTACAAACTAACAA TGATCCAAGACTCTTTGTTTACTGTTGTGATTTTTCTTCCACAGCTGTAGAACTGGTCCAG ACAAATTCAGCATATGATCCTTCTCGGTGTTTTGCCTTTGTTCACGACCTGTGTGATGAAGATAAGAGTTACCCAGTGCCCGGGGATAGTCTTGATGTCATCATCCTCATATTTGTTCTCTCAGCAATCATTCCAGACAA GATGCAGAACGCTATCAACAGGCTAAGCAGGCTTCTGAAGCCTGGAGGGATGATGCTTCTGCGAGATTATGGCCGCTATGACATGGCTCAGCTTCGGTTTAAAAAAG CACCATTCCTTTGTAGGAGAGAAATTGCAGATTCCTGCAAAGTACCAGTGTAA
- the METTL2A gene encoding tRNA N(3)-methylcytidine methyltransferase METTL2A isoform X4, with translation MDASYTEGEHTAVCGKRQQFGSRFLSDPARVFHHNAWDSVEWSEEQAAAAERKVQENSTQRVCQEKQVDYEINANKYWNDFYKIHENGFFKDRHWLFTEFPELAPSQNQNHLKALLSENKGSEVPVCRSSEDGSGLIIEAQHSCSSVSLGRKTQPPPVEENVTQKLRHLEICADEFPGSSATYRILEVGCGVGNTVFPILQTNNDPRLFVYCCDFSSTAVELVQTNSAYDPSRCFAFVHDLCDEDKSYPVPGDSLDVIILIFVLSAIIPDKMQNAINRLSRLLKPGGMMLLRDYGRYDMAQLRFKKGEKLQIPAKYQCNQEKDPFLAQEIDILMHI, from the exons ATGGACGCCTCCTACACTGAAGGTGAACACACCGCGGTCTGCGGGAAGAGGCAGCAGTTTGGGAGCCGGTTTCTGAGCGACCCGGCGCGCGTCTTCCACCACAATGCCTG GGACAGTGTGGAGTGGTCAGAAGAGCAGGCCGCGGCGGCGGAGAGGAAAGTCCAGGAGAACAGTACCCAGCGGGTGTGCCAGGAGAAACAAG TTGATTATGAGATCAATGCCAACAAATACTGGAATGACTTCTACAAAATCCATGAAAATGGGTTTTTCAAGGATAGACATTGGCTTTTTACTGAATTCCCAGAGCTGGCACCTAGCCAAAACCAAAATCACTTGAAGGCTTTGCTCTCAGAGAACAAGGGGAGTGAAGTACCTGTGTGTAGAAGCAGTGAGGATGGATCTGGTTTAATAATAGAAGCACAGCACAGTTGTTCTTCAGTCAGCCTTGGACGTAAAACACAGCCACCTCCTGTGGAAGAGAATGTAACTCAGAAACTCCGTCACCTGGAAATCTGTGCTGATGAGTTTCCTGGATCCTCAGCCACCTACCGAATACTGGAG GTTGGTTGTGGTGTGGGAAACACAGTCTTTCCAATTTTACAAACTAACAA TGATCCAAGACTCTTTGTTTACTGTTGTGATTTTTCTTCCACAGCTGTAGAACTGGTCCAG ACAAATTCAGCATATGATCCTTCTCGGTGTTTTGCCTTTGTTCACGACCTGTGTGATGAAGATAAGAGTTACCCAGTGCCCGGGGATAGTCTTGATGTCATCATCCTCATATTTGTTCTCTCAGCAATCATTCCAGACAA GATGCAGAACGCTATCAACAGGCTAAGCAGGCTTCTGAAGCCTGGAGGGATGATGCTTCTGCGAGATTATGGCCGCTATGACATGGCTCAGCTTCGGTTTAAAAAAG GAGAGAAATTGCAGATTCCTGCAAAGTACCAGTGTAACCAAGAAAAGGATCCGTTCTTGGCCCAAGAAATTG